Proteins encoded together in one Marinithermus hydrothermalis DSM 14884 window:
- a CDS encoding O-acetylhomoserine aminocarboxypropyltransferase/cysteine synthase family protein produces MGKDLEYATLAVQTGLPENPYDALGLPIYPVAAYQFGSLEEGADRFANATGYTYSRLQNPTVAALEERLAALEGALGAVALSAGNAATFAALLALVKTGDAIVASPGLFGGTVGLLNNVFSLMGVEVRYAAPEADAVRAVLDERVRVIFTESLANPALTLPDLEGLAALAEERGVALVVDNTFGSLGYLLRPLEHGAHVVVHSLTKWASGHGSVLGGAVLSRETELWQRYPQFVNPTPQGFVPLERFGARCYLERVRNLGLQLGGMVLSPFNAYLIHQGLETLALRAERASRTAHRLAEWLREHPKVAWVRYPGLEDHPDHARARKYLKHFGTILTFGVKGGMEAASRLLRAIRLLRQAPNVGDARTLILHPWTTTHGRLPEAARRAAGVAPEMLRISVGLEDPADLEAALGEALEAV; encoded by the coding sequence GTGGGTAAGGACCTCGAGTACGCCACCCTCGCGGTGCAAACCGGCCTGCCCGAGAACCCCTACGACGCGCTGGGCCTGCCGATCTACCCGGTGGCCGCCTACCAGTTCGGTAGCCTCGAGGAGGGCGCGGACCGCTTCGCGAACGCCACCGGGTACACTTACAGCCGGCTGCAAAACCCGACGGTCGCCGCGCTGGAGGAACGCCTCGCCGCGCTCGAGGGCGCCTTGGGGGCGGTGGCCCTTTCTGCGGGGAACGCCGCGACCTTTGCCGCGCTGCTCGCGCTCGTCAAGACGGGGGACGCGATCGTGGCCTCGCCCGGCCTGTTTGGCGGCACGGTGGGGCTGTTGAACAACGTTTTTAGCCTGATGGGGGTGGAGGTGCGGTACGCCGCACCGGAAGCGGACGCGGTGCGGGCGGTGCTGGACGAGCGGGTGCGCGTGATCTTTACGGAGTCCCTCGCGAACCCGGCCCTCACGCTGCCGGACCTCGAGGGGCTGGCCGCGCTCGCGGAGGAGCGTGGGGTGGCCCTCGTCGTGGACAACACCTTCGGCTCCCTCGGGTACCTGCTCCGGCCCCTCGAGCACGGGGCGCACGTCGTGGTGCACAGCCTGACCAAGTGGGCCTCGGGACACGGCTCCGTCCTAGGCGGCGCGGTGCTCTCGCGCGAGACCGAGCTTTGGCAGCGTTACCCGCAGTTCGTGAACCCCACGCCGCAAGGTTTCGTGCCGCTCGAACGTTTCGGGGCGCGCTGCTACCTGGAGCGCGTGCGGAACCTGGGGTTGCAGCTGGGGGGGATGGTCCTCTCGCCCTTTAACGCCTACCTGATCCACCAGGGGCTGGAGACGCTCGCCCTCCGGGCGGAGCGGGCCTCGAGGACAGCGCACCGGCTCGCGGAGTGGCTGCGGGAACACCCCAAGGTCGCGTGGGTGCGGTACCCGGGCCTTGAGGATCACCCGGACCACGCCCGAGCCCGGAAGTACCTGAAGCATTTCGGGACGATCCTGACCTTTGGCGTCAAGGGGGGAATGGAGGCCGCGAGCCGCCTGTTGCGGGCGATTCGGTTGTTGCGGCAGGCCCCGAACGTGGGGGATGCGCGCACCCTGATCCTGCACCCCTGGACGACCACGCACGGCCGCCTGCCCGAGGCCGCGCGCCGCGCGGCGGGGGTGGCCCCGGAGATGCTGCGGATCTCGGTGGGCCTCGAGGACCCGGCGGACCTCGAGGCCGCGCTTGGGGAGGCCCTCGAGGCGGTCTAG
- the dtd gene encoding D-aminoacyl-tRNA deacylase encodes MRALVQRVSEARVVVEGEVVGEIEKGFLVLVGAHHSDTPEDAAYLARKIAGLRVFPDEAGKMNLSLKDVGGAVLAVSQFTLYADTRKGNRPSFTQAAPSDTGKRLYERFVDLLVQEGLHVETGVFGAHMQVHLVNDGPVTILIDSADRLRPSRR; translated from the coding sequence ATGCGCGCACTGGTTCAACGCGTCAGCGAAGCCCGCGTGGTGGTGGAGGGCGAGGTCGTCGGGGAGATCGAGAAGGGGTTCCTCGTCCTCGTGGGGGCGCACCACTCGGACACCCCTGAGGACGCCGCGTACCTGGCGCGAAAGATCGCGGGGCTCAGGGTCTTCCCGGACGAGGCCGGAAAAATGAACCTAAGCCTCAAGGACGTGGGGGGCGCCGTGCTTGCCGTGAGTCAGTTCACACTGTACGCCGATACCCGCAAAGGGAACCGCCCGTCCTTCACCCAAGCCGCGCCCAGCGACACGGGCAAGCGCTTATACGAGCGGTTCGTGGACCTCCTGGTCCAGGAAGGCCTGCACGTGGAGACCGGGGTGTTCGGCGCGCACATGCAGGTGCACCTCGTAAACGACGGGCCCGTCACGATCCTCATCGACTCCGCGGACCGGCTGCGCCCCTCCCGGCGCTAG
- a CDS encoding DegV family protein, which translates to MRIALVTDSTSDIPREHVQQMGVFVVPLYVHFKGSVYKDWVEITPAEIFEAVQAGAEPPTTSQPSPQDFKEVYQKALEQADHVLSIHISSKLSGTVQSAQLAASEFPGKVTVFDSQAASAGIGMLVSRAHEMLQAGRELPEILAELERIRADHRVRFTVATLEFLRRNGRIGGAQALLGTLLNIKPILEVRDGRVDAAGRARGEKKALAEMVRSFREWAQGREKIRVYFMYTADARAVENLRDAILSSGLPVEEVYTSEIGAVIASHAGPGTYGYYAYSL; encoded by the coding sequence ATGCGTATCGCTTTGGTCACCGACTCAACCAGCGACATCCCGCGGGAACACGTCCAACAAATGGGGGTGTTCGTCGTACCTCTATACGTGCACTTCAAGGGCAGCGTGTACAAGGACTGGGTCGAGATCACCCCCGCGGAGATCTTCGAGGCAGTCCAGGCCGGTGCGGAACCCCCCACGACCAGCCAGCCGTCCCCCCAAGACTTCAAGGAGGTCTACCAAAAAGCCCTGGAGCAGGCCGACCACGTGCTTTCCATCCACATCTCCTCCAAGCTCTCCGGCACGGTCCAGTCGGCCCAGCTCGCCGCATCCGAGTTTCCCGGGAAAGTCACCGTGTTCGACTCGCAAGCCGCCTCCGCCGGGATCGGCATGCTCGTAAGCCGCGCGCACGAGATGTTGCAAGCGGGACGTGAGCTCCCCGAGATCCTCGCCGAGCTCGAGCGGATCCGCGCCGACCACCGCGTGCGCTTCACCGTAGCGACCCTCGAGTTCCTGCGCCGGAACGGGCGCATCGGGGGCGCGCAGGCCCTTTTGGGCACGCTCCTCAACATCAAACCGATCCTCGAGGTTCGCGACGGGCGCGTGGACGCCGCGGGGCGGGCCCGGGGGGAGAAGAAGGCCCTCGCGGAGATGGTGCGTTCCTTCCGCGAGTGGGCCCAGGGCCGCGAAAAGATCCGGGTGTACTTCATGTACACCGCCGACGCCCGCGCCGTCGAAAACCTGAGGGATGCCATCCTGTCCTCCGGTCTTCCGGTGGAGGAGGTGTACACCAGCGAGATCGGCGCGGTCATCGCCTCGCACGCGGGCCCCGGCACCTACGGGTACTACGCGTACAGCCTCTAA
- the serA gene encoding phosphoglycerate dehydrogenase, which produces MWRILVTDEMQLGEASWPGVLLDYRPGMPREEVLEAIGAYDALITRSRTRVDRELLERGTRLKVIGRGGVGVDNIDLEEASRRGVMVVNVPEANTRSAAELAFALMLAAARGVALSDRKLREGVWDRKFLGLELRGKTLGIVGLGRIGSQVARFAKHFDMRVLAYDPYIPRARAESLGVELVDELEALLHRAQFLTVHTPLTEETRGMIGRRELYLLPKNAVVVNAARGGIIQEEALLEVLEEGHLFAVGLDVFAQEPPPVDHPLLHHPRVVHTAHLGANTFEAQERVGEAVLERVVKALKGDFTYAINTGFDPEAFQALKGFIPLGEALGKLLVQITRGRAQAVEVAFYGRFEASPEPVATAVAKGMLERVLSEGVNLVSAGPLLRERGIHLSTYHDPEPRGYTQLVEVRLSTDQETRRARGTVLGSQPRLVGIDDYPLEVVPEGHLLVCVNHDRPGVVGRVGTLLGEAGVNIAGMQLGRDAPGGRALFVLTVDERPSPEVLEALARLEVLERVDVVEL; this is translated from the coding sequence ATGTGGCGGATCCTGGTGACGGATGAGATGCAGCTAGGGGAGGCGAGCTGGCCCGGCGTTCTCCTCGACTACCGGCCGGGCATGCCCCGCGAGGAGGTGCTGGAGGCGATCGGAGCCTACGACGCCCTGATCACCCGCAGCCGCACCCGGGTGGACCGGGAGCTGCTCGAGCGCGGCACCAGACTCAAGGTGATCGGACGGGGCGGGGTTGGCGTGGACAACATCGACCTCGAGGAGGCCTCACGCCGCGGCGTGATGGTCGTGAACGTCCCCGAGGCCAACACCCGCAGCGCCGCCGAGCTTGCGTTCGCCCTGATGCTTGCGGCGGCTCGGGGGGTGGCGCTTTCCGATCGGAAACTGCGCGAGGGCGTGTGGGACCGGAAGTTCCTCGGCCTCGAGCTGCGCGGCAAGACGCTGGGGATCGTGGGGCTGGGGCGGATCGGCTCGCAGGTCGCGCGTTTCGCGAAGCACTTTGACATGCGCGTGCTGGCCTACGACCCCTATATTCCCCGCGCGCGGGCGGAGAGCCTCGGGGTGGAGCTGGTGGACGAGCTCGAGGCCCTGCTCCACCGCGCACAGTTCTTAACCGTGCACACCCCCCTCACCGAGGAGACCCGGGGCATGATCGGGCGGCGGGAGCTGTACCTCCTGCCCAAGAACGCGGTGGTAGTCAACGCTGCGCGCGGCGGGATCATCCAGGAGGAGGCCCTCTTAGAGGTGCTGGAGGAAGGCCACCTCTTCGCGGTGGGGCTGGACGTGTTCGCCCAGGAGCCGCCCCCTGTGGATCACCCCCTGCTGCACCACCCGCGCGTGGTGCATACCGCCCACCTGGGCGCGAATACTTTCGAAGCCCAGGAGCGCGTGGGAGAGGCGGTGCTGGAGCGCGTGGTGAAAGCTTTGAAGGGGGACTTCACCTACGCGATCAACACCGGGTTCGACCCCGAGGCTTTCCAGGCCCTGAAGGGATTTATTCCGCTTGGGGAAGCGCTCGGCAAGCTTCTCGTGCAGATCACCCGGGGGCGCGCGCAGGCGGTGGAGGTCGCTTTTTACGGACGCTTCGAGGCGAGCCCCGAGCCCGTCGCGACCGCGGTGGCCAAGGGGATGCTGGAGCGCGTGCTTTCGGAAGGGGTGAACCTCGTCTCCGCCGGCCCCCTCCTGCGCGAGCGCGGCATCCACCTCTCCACCTACCACGACCCGGAGCCCCGCGGGTACACGCAACTCGTCGAGGTGCGCCTTTCGACCGACCAGGAGACCCGCCGCGCGCGCGGTACGGTCCTTGGGAGCCAGCCGCGGCTCGTGGGCATCGACGACTACCCCCTCGAGGTCGTTCCCGAAGGGCACCTGCTGGTCTGCGTGAACCACGACCGGCCCGGCGTGGTGGGCCGGGTAGGCACCCTGCTCGGCGAGGCCGGCGTGAACATTGCCGGTATGCAGCTCGGGCGGGACGCCCCCGGTGGCCGGGCGCTGTTCGTCCTCACCGTGGATGAGCGCCCAAGTCCGGAGGTGCTCGAGGCCCTGGCCCGGCTCGAGGTCCTCGAGCGGGTGGACGTGGTGGAGTTGTGA
- a CDS encoding pyridoxal-phosphate-dependent aminotransferase family protein — translation MEVRPRLLTPGPVELHPKARAALVAPQVHHRTAVARERFTRARALLAEAFRTQGEVLILTGSGTAAMEALATNLFAPGERVYVPVLGKFSERWAEIAKSAGLEVVRRGLEWGRVLVPESLEADLRAYGPVSGVLLTHSETSTGALNDVRVLAEVVRRVQPQALVVIDAVTSLLVSPLELDAWGIDAAASGSQKGLMCPPGLAFAALGPRALARLRPRGYYLNLERELKAQRTGESAYTPAINLVLAAEAVLEEVVPRLEAHLALKAEQHERLYALGAELGLKPVPERRSAATAAFWLPEGVRYPEVREAFARRGAVIAGGQGPLKGRIFRVSLMGYFDRYDTEAVLALVRAALVEVLRA, via the coding sequence ATGGAAGTGCGTCCGCGGCTCCTTACGCCCGGTCCGGTCGAGCTGCATCCCAAAGCCCGCGCGGCCCTCGTGGCCCCCCAGGTGCACCACCGCACGGCCGTGGCCCGGGAGCGGTTCACGCGCGCGCGGGCGCTGCTCGCCGAAGCGTTCCGCACCCAGGGCGAGGTGCTGATCCTCACGGGCAGCGGCACGGCCGCGATGGAAGCCCTCGCCACGAACCTGTTCGCGCCCGGGGAGCGGGTGTACGTCCCGGTCCTGGGAAAGTTCAGCGAGCGCTGGGCGGAGATCGCGAAAAGCGCGGGGCTTGAGGTGGTGCGGCGGGGCCTCGAGTGGGGGCGTGTCCTGGTCCCTGAATCGCTCGAGGCCGATCTCAGGGCCTACGGCCCGGTGAGCGGGGTGCTGCTTACCCACTCGGAGACCTCGACCGGAGCCCTGAACGACGTGCGGGTGCTCGCGGAGGTGGTACGCCGGGTGCAGCCCCAGGCCCTCGTGGTGATCGACGCGGTGACGAGCCTGTTGGTGAGCCCGCTCGAGTTGGACGCTTGGGGGATCGACGCCGCAGCGAGCGGCAGCCAAAAGGGCCTGATGTGCCCGCCGGGGCTGGCCTTCGCGGCCTTAGGCCCCCGGGCCTTGGCTCGCCTGAGGCCCCGCGGGTACTACCTGAACCTCGAGCGCGAGCTGAAGGCGCAGCGCACGGGGGAAAGCGCGTACACGCCCGCCATCAACCTGGTTTTGGCGGCCGAGGCGGTCTTGGAGGAGGTGGTGCCCCGCCTCGAGGCACACTTGGCCTTGAAGGCCGAGCAGCACGAGCGGTTGTACGCCTTGGGCGCAGAGCTGGGCCTAAAACCGGTTCCGGAGCGGCGCAGCGCGGCGACGGCGGCGTTTTGGCTGCCGGAAGGGGTGCGCTACCCGGAGGTGCGGGAGGCGTTCGCGCGTCGCGGCGCGGTGATCGCGGGCGGACAGGGGCCGTTGAAGGGACGGATCTTCCGAGTGTCGCTCATGGGGTATTTCGACCGTTACGATACGGAGGCCGTGCTGGCACTCGTGCGTGCGGCTCTCGTGGAGGTACTAAGGGCGTGA